One Lampris incognitus isolate fLamInc1 chromosome 14, fLamInc1.hap2, whole genome shotgun sequence DNA window includes the following coding sequences:
- the LOC130124344 gene encoding chemokine XC receptor 1-like codes for MELSPSAESCVSEVFCNYTVNDTYDYDEELEYTCAKPNTESISAAFFLVIFILGMTGNGILLGVLVRYEDLKVVTNLFVLNLALSDLVFTLTLPFWATYYLSHWVFGDFACKLVTAAYAAGLYSSVILLTAMTLDRFTKVVLRKWLSEPRKRRWCAVAACAAAWLISVAVSVREAVHSRTLVVEVDGEPIYTCEAFAVDPGSTDVRVRYYLKISFLFFLPFVIVSFCYSAILRTICLAVSRKKQRTVLVALCVVVTFFICWAPYNIMVVVQIIYVPQDCDAVHIFNLVLDVCKLLAYSHCCMNPMLYMLSKNFRKHLLSMFRCENTRQTRSERDNVPSRMLTAA; via the coding sequence atggaGCTGAGTCCTTCCGCAGAGAGTTGTGTCAGTGAAGTCTTTTGCAATTACACAGTGAACGACACCTACGACTACGATGAAGAGTTGGAGTACACTTGTGCCAAACctaacaccgagtccatcagcgcCGCGTTCTTCCTTGTCATCTTCATCCTCGGCATGACGGGCAACGGCATCCTCCTGGGTGTCCTTGTTCGCTACGAGGACCTTAAAGTAGTCACCAACCTGTTTGTCCTCAACTTGGCCCTCTCTGATCTGGTCTTCACTCTCACTCTGCCGTTCTGGGCTACCTACTACCTTTCTCACTGGGTCTTTGGGGACTTCGCCTGCAAGCTTGTGACCGCGGCTTACGCGGCCGGTTTGTACAGCAGCGTCATCCTGCTGACGGCCATGACGCTGGATCGTTTCACCAAAGTGGTTCTGCGGAAATGGCTCTCCGAGCCCAGGAAAAGACGGTGGTGCGCAGTGGCGGCCTGCGCAGCCGCTTGGCTCATCAGCGTCGCCGTCTCCGTGAGGGAAGCGGTCCACTCCAGGACGCTGGTCGTGGAAGTAGACGGGGAGCCTATCTACACTTGCGAGGCTTTCGCCGTTGACCCCGGAAGCACTGACGTTCGCGTGCGGTATTACCTAAAGATCTCATTTCTCTTCTTCCTCCCGTTCGTCATCGTCAGTTTTTGCTACTCCGCCATCCTTAGGACCATTTGTCTAGCTGTTTCTAGAAAGAAGCAGAGGACCGTTTTGGTGGCGTTGTGCGTTGTCGTGACTTTCTTTATCTGCTGGGCACCTTACAACATCATGGTCGTCGTCCAGATAATATATGTACCCCAAGACTGTGATGCAGTACATATTTTTAACCTGGTCTTGGATGTTTGCAAGCTTTTGGCCTATTCCCACTGCTGTATGAACCCTATGCTCTACATGCTCTCGAAAAACTTCCGGAAGCATCTGCTGAGTATGTTTCGCTGCGAAAACACCCGGCAGACCAGGTCGGAAAGGGATAACGTCCCTTCCCGGATGTTAACCGCTGCCTAG
- the LOC130124345 gene encoding chemokine XC receptor 1-like, protein MLTTANVLKKTTNNTIADYTTYGYGYESSVSFPIYDYMEEDDYGNELCDKASIVKLGAVLTSVFFSLVVFFCLFGNILVMVILTKYENLKSLPNIFILNLAVSDLIFSAGLPFWAYYHVYGWTLGEAACKIVSFVFYLGFNSSSVLLIVMTIYRYVAVMSPLTSFMSTKGIYSVLASVVIWAGSSVTATPALIFTKVLDQTYCDYKDPYWKSWGIYQQNILFLVTFFVFGFCYSQIVYKLLRPTARRRRDKSLKLIFTLVVFFLVGWAPYNIVIFLKSLSVTQPVVVDSITLSSRCEDSKPLEYAFYISRLVAFSHCCLNPVFYVFVGVKFKNHLKKLLLRRWGQTNSSLRRRSSRYTVTSLTSGGDLYIATTGGEEH, encoded by the coding sequence ATGCTGACGACTGCAAATGTCCTCAAGAAAACAACCAATAATACAATAGCAGATTACACCACTTATGGTTATGGATATGAATCTAGTGTTAGTTTTCCTATTTATGATTATATGGAAGAGGATGACTATGGCAATGAACTGTGTGACAAGGCCAGCATAGTCAAACTTGGAGCAGTCTTGACCTCGGTGTTCTTCTCACTTGTAGTCTTCTTCTGTCTGTTTGGCAACATTCTGGTCATGGTGATTCTGACCAAGTATGAGAATCTCAAGTCCTTGCCCAACATTTTCATCCTGAACCTCGCTGTATCAGATCTCATCTTCAGCGCAGGTTTGCCCTTCTGGGCTTACTACCATGTGTATGGATGGACACTGGGGGAGGCTGCTTGTAAAATCGTGTCCTTTGTCTTCTATTTGGGCTTCAACAGCAGCAGTGTCCTCCTCATCGTGATGACCATTTATCGTTATGTGGCGGTCATGAGTCCTCTTACAAGCTTTATGTCCACTAAAGGCATCTACAGTGTCCTGGCATCTGTGGTCATTTGGGCTGGTAGTTCTGTAACAGCCACTCCTGCACTCATCTTCACAAAAGTCCTGGACCAAACGTATTGCGATTACAAAGACCCGTACTGGAAGTCATGGGGAATCTACCAGCAAAATATTCTCTTTCTGGTGACTTTTTTTGTCTTTGGGTTTTGCTATAGTCAGATAGTGTACAAGCTACTGCGCCCTACAGCCCGGAGAAGGAGAGACAAATCTTTGAAGCTGATCTTCACACTGGTTGTCTTTTTCCTTGTCGGCTGGGCACCGTACAATATAGTTATTTTCCTGAAGTCCCTGTCTGTGACTCAGCCAGTGGTCGTCGATTCAATCACCTTGTCTAGCAGATGTGAAGACAGCAAGCCCCTGGAGTATGCCTTTTACATCAGTCGTCTTGTTGCGTTTTCCCACTGCTGCCTGAACCCCGTGTTTTACGTGTTTGTTGGGGTGAAGTTTAAGAACCACCTGAAGAAGCTGCTGCTGCGGCGCTGGGGCCAGACCAACAGCAGCCTGCGCAGAAGAAGCAGTCGGTACACCGTCACATCCCTGACTAGCGGAGGGGATCTCTATATAGCCACAACCGGTGGAGAGGAGCACTGA